A part of Arthrobacter dokdonellae genomic DNA contains:
- a CDS encoding helix-turn-helix domain-containing protein — protein MTPKEICHELQIPEQTFYQWRVKHAGPRAHRIGRHLRISLTDFNAWLATTEDPLV, from the coding sequence ATGACGCCCAAGGAGATCTGCCATGAGTTGCAGATTCCCGAGCAGACCTTCTATCAGTGGCGCGTCAAGCACGCGGGACCGAGGGCTCACAGGATCGGGCGCCACCTTCGCATTAGCCTCACGGATTTCAACGCGTGGCTCGCCACCACGGAAGACCCCCTTGTCTAG
- a CDS encoding winged helix-turn-helix transcriptional regulator, with product MNALDSQCGIARSLGVLSDSWNFLLLREALFGKRTFAQFRDALGIASDVLSTRLNTLVEHGVLEKVPYQEQGQRTRDAYELTAAGNELKLVLVAMQQWGEANVPHERGVSMLPVTRASQERVRAVLVDASGVNVPHEDVDFVRVGDSAEAQAAAPY from the coding sequence ATGAACGCACTCGACAGCCAGTGCGGTATCGCCAGATCACTTGGCGTCCTCAGTGATTCCTGGAACTTTCTCCTGCTCCGCGAGGCACTCTTCGGGAAACGCACCTTCGCGCAGTTCCGGGACGCCTTGGGCATCGCCAGTGACGTACTCAGTACCCGGCTAAACACACTCGTGGAACACGGCGTCTTGGAAAAGGTGCCTTATCAAGAACAGGGCCAACGGACGCGCGATGCCTACGAGCTGACCGCGGCCGGCAATGAACTAAAGCTGGTGCTCGTGGCCATGCAGCAGTGGGGAGAAGCGAATGTTCCTCATGAGCGAGGGGTGAGCATGCTTCCCGTGACTCGGGCCAGCCAAGAACGCGTGCGAGCGGTCCTTGTCGATGCCAGCGGCGTGAACGTGCCGCACGAGGACGTGGATTTTGTTCGCGTCGGCGACTCAGCTGAGGCACAAGCTGCGGCACCGTACTGA
- a CDS encoding VOC family protein yields the protein MQRIVPNVWCQGNAVEVGEFYSGVLPQTSATTTMNYPTEGLLDFQRDFAGQALVVDVTVSGYQIRLINAGNEFRPTPAISFILNMDPLLFDGGEDEARARIQSIWEAFAEGGQVRMGLGEYPFSKLYGWVEDRFGVNWQLMLSDTAGDRRPQVIPQFLFTGPDARAQQAIDLYTGLLPDSGTGTVMPHPDEANGIMFAEFKLAGQWFSGMDGGTEHEFTFTPGLSLEISCADQDEIDRLWEALSSVPEAEQCGWVVDRYGLSWQIVPQNMGELMQHPGAFARMLDMKKLIIAEL from the coding sequence ATGCAACGGATCGTGCCCAACGTATGGTGTCAAGGCAACGCGGTGGAGGTCGGAGAGTTCTACTCTGGGGTGCTTCCGCAAACGTCAGCGACGACAACCATGAACTATCCAACGGAGGGCTTGCTGGACTTCCAACGTGATTTCGCCGGGCAAGCCCTCGTCGTGGATGTGACCGTCAGCGGTTACCAGATCCGCCTCATCAATGCCGGGAATGAATTCCGCCCAACACCTGCCATCTCGTTCATCTTGAACATGGATCCGCTCCTGTTCGACGGCGGCGAGGATGAGGCACGCGCCCGCATCCAGAGCATCTGGGAGGCCTTCGCGGAAGGTGGCCAGGTGCGCATGGGGTTAGGCGAATATCCTTTCAGCAAGCTCTACGGCTGGGTCGAAGACCGCTTTGGAGTGAACTGGCAGCTGATGTTGAGCGATACTGCAGGAGACCGGCGGCCACAGGTGATTCCGCAGTTCCTTTTCACCGGACCCGATGCACGGGCCCAGCAGGCAATCGACCTCTACACGGGGCTTCTCCCTGATTCAGGCACCGGCACGGTCATGCCCCACCCGGACGAAGCAAACGGCATCATGTTCGCCGAATTCAAACTTGCCGGTCAGTGGTTCTCCGGCATGGATGGCGGCACCGAGCACGAATTCACGTTTACACCAGGGCTGTCACTGGAAATTTCCTGCGCAGATCAGGACGAGATCGATCGGTTGTGGGAGGCGCTGTCCAGCGTACCCGAGGCCGAACAATGTGGCTGGGTGGTGGACCGCTACGGCTTGAGCTGGCAAATCGTGCCGCAGAATATGGGCGAGCTCATGCAGCACCCGGGGGCCTTTGCGCGGATGCTCGACATGAAGAAACTCATCATTGCCGAGCTGTGA
- a CDS encoding SRPBCC domain-containing protein, translating into MISMPVTGSTRVEDGVGIVTVTTECSTSLDDLWEAITAPERLARWFGQIQPKDDDAAMYDASLSTGWSGIIRVDLCEPPRVIRATFVDETEPPTVVSAVLAATGNGSQLTIEERGLPTDDLTVYVAGWHAQVDQLVAGLSGATPIEWRPRWEQLRADYRNRPPVQQ; encoded by the coding sequence ATGATTTCTATGCCCGTGACCGGCTCTACTCGCGTGGAGGATGGTGTGGGTATTGTGACCGTCACCACCGAATGTTCCACGTCGCTCGACGATTTGTGGGAGGCGATTACTGCTCCTGAGCGCCTCGCGCGATGGTTCGGGCAAATCCAGCCAAAAGATGACGATGCAGCGATGTACGACGCGTCACTCAGCACGGGATGGAGCGGCATTATCAGAGTCGACTTGTGTGAACCACCTCGAGTTATCCGTGCCACCTTCGTCGACGAAACGGAACCGCCGACAGTTGTGTCCGCCGTGCTCGCAGCCACAGGAAATGGTAGCCAACTGACGATCGAGGAGCGAGGACTCCCCACAGACGACCTGACAGTCTACGTTGCTGGATGGCACGCACAAGTCGATCAACTTGTGGCGGGCTTGTCCGGCGCAACGCCCATCGAATGGCGGCCACGCTGGGAACAACTCCGCGCCGACTACCGGAACCGTCCTCCGGTTCAGCAATAG
- a CDS encoding VOC family protein — MITALNVASIYVLDKDEALDFYVNKLGLEKGNDVQQGDYRWLTVRVPGEGATEISLEQPGPPLHDEKTADQIRELITKGALSGLVFITDDACALYDTLRERGVTDFTQEPTEHFYGTDMGLRDPFGNPIRILQQGTA; from the coding sequence ATGATAACCGCACTGAATGTCGCTTCCATCTACGTCCTGGACAAGGACGAGGCGCTCGACTTCTACGTCAACAAGCTCGGACTTGAGAAGGGCAATGACGTGCAGCAGGGCGACTATCGCTGGCTCACCGTTCGCGTCCCTGGCGAGGGAGCTACCGAAATCTCACTGGAGCAGCCCGGTCCGCCGCTACACGACGAAAAGACGGCAGACCAAATACGCGAGTTGATCACCAAGGGTGCTCTGAGTGGCCTCGTCTTCATCACCGACGACGCGTGCGCGTTGTACGACACTCTCCGCGAGCGTGGCGTCACCGATTTCACCCAGGAGCCCACCGAGCACTTCTACGGTACCGACATGGGCCTTCGAGACCCCTTCGGCAACCCCATCCGCATTCTGCAGCAGGGAACCGCTTGA
- a CDS encoding class I SAM-dependent methyltransferase yields MNPIHSVPTASSNNAVLHNDVRPTWSAEVISWLLGSPSHDQQLAVLDLGAGTGLGTRTIATLGHDVTAVDTSEDMLSVLRTVREELPSGVAARISTANGSAEHIPLGNQSVDAIVCLQAWHWVDPEPAIAECDRVMTPNGIMGMAWHTWDRTSEWVEELAAIAEPDGTPADQTRSVPGGFAGRGTFVRKDFPVNYELSVDQLVQLASSWAFVSQRADQRAILSKIRRFGEQSQAIDTGLVGFPHITAAFRLQRPDEYVVG; encoded by the coding sequence ATGAATCCGATCCATAGTGTGCCAACTGCTTCGAGCAATAATGCTGTTCTGCACAATGATGTCCGCCCTACTTGGTCGGCGGAGGTGATTTCGTGGCTGCTGGGTTCACCCTCTCACGATCAACAGCTGGCAGTGCTGGATCTAGGAGCTGGCACAGGCCTAGGAACCCGGACCATCGCAACTCTCGGACATGACGTCACCGCTGTCGATACGTCGGAAGACATGCTGTCCGTGCTCCGAACGGTCCGTGAGGAGCTTCCATCCGGAGTCGCTGCTCGCATCAGTACTGCCAACGGCTCGGCGGAACACATCCCTTTGGGAAACCAGAGTGTCGACGCCATTGTTTGTCTCCAGGCATGGCATTGGGTAGACCCCGAACCGGCAATAGCTGAATGCGATCGTGTGATGACGCCAAATGGCATTATGGGTATGGCATGGCACACTTGGGACCGCACCAGCGAGTGGGTGGAAGAACTCGCTGCAATCGCCGAGCCGGACGGAACCCCCGCTGACCAAACCCGAAGCGTGCCCGGAGGGTTTGCCGGACGAGGCACGTTTGTACGCAAGGATTTCCCTGTCAATTACGAGCTGTCTGTCGACCAGCTCGTCCAACTGGCCAGTTCTTGGGCTTTCGTTTCACAGAGAGCCGACCAACGCGCCATCTTGTCGAAAATCCGTCGCTTTGGAGAACAATCCCAGGCGATTGACACCGGGCTTGTTGGATTCCCTCACATAACGGCCGCCTTCCGCCTACAACGACCAGACGAATATGTCGTGGGATAG
- a CDS encoding SDR family oxidoreductase: MPSLKGAVVLVTGANGGIGTHFVHQALARGAAKVYASARNPRVWDDERIVPLVLDVTDAASIRAAVETGPDVTVLINNAGASTPTPGILSHTDEEIRTNVETNFLGPLFLARAFAPILSGRTGSVIIDIHSALSWYAVAGIYSATKAALWSATNSLRLELAPAGVHVVGVHVAYVDTAMASHSSDPKKDPADLVRTVFDAVEAGEYEVLADDTSVNLKAGLSAPIEKLYPQLTAITA, translated from the coding sequence ATGCCCTCACTTAAGGGAGCAGTTGTCCTGGTCACCGGAGCCAACGGTGGCATTGGCACTCATTTTGTCCATCAAGCCCTGGCCCGGGGCGCGGCCAAAGTCTATGCCTCCGCCCGCAACCCCCGTGTCTGGGATGACGAGCGGATTGTGCCGCTGGTTCTGGACGTCACCGACGCCGCCTCGATCCGGGCCGCCGTCGAAACGGGTCCGGATGTGACGGTGTTGATCAACAACGCCGGTGCGTCCACGCCTACGCCCGGGATTCTGAGCCACACCGATGAGGAAATCCGCACCAATGTGGAAACGAACTTTTTGGGCCCGCTCTTTTTGGCCCGCGCGTTCGCACCGATCCTCTCCGGCAGGACCGGATCGGTCATCATCGATATCCACTCGGCTCTGAGCTGGTATGCCGTGGCTGGAATTTACAGTGCCACGAAAGCCGCCTTGTGGTCGGCGACGAACTCCCTGCGCCTGGAGCTAGCACCGGCCGGCGTTCACGTGGTCGGAGTACACGTCGCCTATGTCGATACGGCCATGGCCTCCCACTCCAGCGATCCGAAGAAGGACCCAGCGGACCTGGTGCGCACCGTGTTCGATGCCGTTGAAGCGGGGGAGTACGAAGTGCTGGCTGACGACACTTCCGTCAACCTTAAGGCCGGCCTGAGCGCCCCCATCGAAAAGCTCTACCCACAGCTAACCGCCATAACCGCATAA
- a CDS encoding alkene reductase, producing MTLSSLWQPFTLGRVELPHRLALAPMTRNRANPDGTPGDLVAEYYAQRASLGLLITEGTQPSADGQGYLNTPGIYTPEHIEGWRNVADAVHAGGGSLFIQLMHAGRNAHPDNTPHHRQPVAPSAISAGVDIATPSGQQQTPVPRELGLEDIQATVAEFRHAAASAIVAGADGVEIHGANGYLLHQFLSPNANHRTDSYGGSIENRSRLVIEVARAVAQEIGADRVGIRLSPSMPSGGINEGEVADVRAQYRHLVGELAGLNLAYLHLHHVGDDELLQSFREVWPTAVLVVRYGRTREQLAADIDAGFADIAPVGRMALANPDVVERLRAQAPMNELDPATIYAGGASGYTDYPVLANV from the coding sequence ATGACTTTGTCTTCTCTGTGGCAACCATTCACCCTGGGCCGTGTGGAACTTCCCCACCGGCTCGCGCTGGCGCCGATGACCCGCAACCGGGCCAACCCCGACGGTACTCCTGGCGATCTTGTCGCCGAATACTATGCTCAGCGCGCGTCCCTGGGGCTGTTGATCACCGAAGGCACCCAGCCCTCGGCCGACGGGCAGGGCTACCTGAACACCCCCGGCATTTATACCCCGGAGCACATTGAAGGGTGGCGGAACGTCGCCGATGCCGTGCATGCCGGTGGTGGATCGTTGTTCATTCAGTTGATGCACGCGGGCCGGAACGCCCACCCGGACAACACCCCGCATCACCGCCAGCCGGTGGCGCCGTCGGCCATTTCGGCCGGTGTGGACATTGCGACCCCGAGTGGACAGCAGCAGACACCGGTGCCGCGTGAACTGGGCCTCGAGGATATTCAGGCCACGGTTGCCGAGTTCCGCCACGCCGCAGCCTCGGCGATCGTCGCTGGCGCCGACGGCGTGGAGATTCACGGGGCCAACGGTTACCTGCTGCATCAGTTCCTGTCCCCGAACGCGAACCACCGCACCGACTCTTATGGTGGATCGATCGAGAACCGCTCCCGCCTTGTCATCGAGGTGGCCCGTGCTGTGGCGCAGGAGATCGGCGCAGACCGCGTCGGCATTCGCTTGTCGCCGTCCATGCCGTCGGGTGGCATTAATGAAGGTGAGGTTGCCGATGTGCGGGCCCAGTATCGTCACCTGGTTGGTGAGCTGGCTGGCCTGAACTTGGCTTATCTGCACCTGCACCACGTGGGCGACGATGAGTTGTTGCAGTCCTTCCGTGAGGTCTGGCCGACGGCGGTGCTCGTGGTCCGCTACGGACGCACCCGCGAGCAGCTCGCCGCTGACATCGACGCCGGCTTTGCCGATATCGCCCCGGTGGGTCGTATGGCACTGGCCAACCCCGACGTCGTCGAGCGTCTGCGTGCCCAGGCGCCGATGAACGAGCTGGACCCCGCCACGATCTATGCCGGCGGCGCGTCCGGATACACCGATTACCCCGTCCTGGCGAACGTCTAA
- a CDS encoding helix-turn-helix domain-containing protein, giving the protein MTVLTDLNDAHLAVQSANLHLEEAILRAYEHRVKVTEIAQAAGLSRMQVHRIINVRGATLRLSPPDRNGVYTDSAGRMETTKPKWLVASNGSGAVRGWYFLKGDAANATEEGQYYRQVTHSERGWE; this is encoded by the coding sequence ATGACAGTCCTCACTGACCTCAATGACGCCCACCTGGCCGTTCAGTCCGCCAACCTTCACCTTGAGGAGGCCATCCTCCGTGCATACGAACACCGGGTGAAGGTCACGGAGATCGCGCAAGCAGCCGGGCTCTCGCGCATGCAAGTGCATCGCATCATCAATGTTCGCGGGGCGACACTCCGCCTCTCTCCGCCTGATCGCAACGGCGTCTACACCGATAGCGCCGGACGTATGGAAACGACGAAACCCAAATGGCTCGTCGCGAGCAATGGCTCAGGGGCGGTTCGCGGATGGTATTTCCTTAAGGGCGACGCTGCAAACGCGACGGAGGAAGGGCAGTACTATCGCCAGGTGACCCATTCAGAACGGGGCTGGGAGTGA
- a CDS encoding PaaI family thioesterase has protein sequence MTAQPDESHYNPIGSIHGGFFATVLDSACGCAVHSTLQAGVGYTSLEIKVSFLRPITAETGTVTAHGWVTRRGRTAAFAEADIRDSDGRVLATASSTCLIIHPGPGQ, from the coding sequence ATGACAGCGCAACCGGATGAATCGCACTACAACCCGATCGGGTCGATTCACGGCGGATTTTTTGCCACCGTCCTTGATTCGGCCTGCGGGTGTGCCGTGCACAGCACGCTTCAGGCAGGAGTCGGCTACACGAGCCTGGAGATCAAGGTGTCCTTTCTCCGGCCCATCACCGCGGAAACGGGAACCGTCACCGCCCACGGCTGGGTCACCCGCCGCGGCAGGACGGCCGCCTTCGCCGAGGCCGATATCCGCGACAGTGACGGCAGGGTTTTGGCCACCGCCTCGAGCACCTGCCTGATCATCCACCCGGGCCCCGGCCAATGA
- a CDS encoding MFS transporter, which translates to MTRLCAAPSEHQLQALKRGQLGKRGAFLAAASVLALVLWSSGAPSTLYPSYAEKWDLAPIVMTSVFATYPLALIVVLPLFGNLSDLYGRRLVMIGGVTLIALSTLLFAFAPNVGFLFAGRALQGMGSGLAMGAATVSLIENNPRISPRFASTTATVATATGLTLALFVSGLMAQYVPLPLTLSYLVLLVLAIAATAALLMTPGDRPEVRQRWHPQSPKVPHGIRMSFLIATLSVALAYSMGAIFLSLGAHMIAQFAQTDNRAIVGSLLASSSVAICLTALLAVRVPARTQVWAGAALTVVSLALMVGASTFGSSALFLSWCLMGGSAYSLAFTGGLGLINSVAPAHHRGATLSLLYLVAYFFQAVTAIGVGALATSGTLSTAVITAAATLAGLSMLVVVLLKIPTRVSQQAAGAVNV; encoded by the coding sequence ATGACCCGTCTATGCGCCGCCCCCAGCGAACATCAGCTGCAGGCGCTCAAGCGGGGACAACTGGGAAAACGCGGCGCATTCCTGGCCGCCGCATCCGTGCTCGCCCTGGTGCTTTGGTCCTCCGGAGCCCCGAGCACGCTGTACCCCAGCTACGCCGAAAAATGGGATCTTGCCCCGATTGTGATGACCAGCGTCTTCGCCACCTATCCCCTGGCACTCATTGTGGTGTTGCCGCTCTTCGGCAACCTCTCCGACCTCTACGGGCGGCGTTTGGTCATGATCGGCGGAGTCACGCTCATCGCGCTCTCCACACTGCTGTTCGCCTTCGCACCCAACGTCGGCTTCCTGTTTGCCGGCAGGGCACTGCAGGGCATGGGTTCCGGCCTGGCCATGGGAGCGGCAACAGTGTCGCTGATTGAGAACAATCCCAGAATCAGCCCCCGCTTCGCCAGTACGACGGCGACAGTTGCGACAGCGACGGGGCTCACCCTGGCCCTCTTCGTCAGTGGGCTGATGGCACAATATGTGCCACTGCCCTTGACGTTGAGCTACCTTGTCCTGCTCGTACTGGCTATCGCAGCGACGGCAGCCCTGCTCATGACCCCGGGCGACCGGCCCGAGGTTCGCCAGCGCTGGCACCCCCAGTCACCCAAGGTTCCGCACGGAATCCGGATGAGTTTCCTGATCGCCACCTTGTCGGTGGCTCTTGCCTACTCCATGGGCGCGATCTTCCTTTCCCTTGGAGCGCACATGATCGCCCAGTTCGCCCAGACGGACAACCGGGCGATCGTCGGTTCGCTCCTGGCAAGCTCGTCCGTGGCGATCTGCCTTACCGCCCTGCTGGCGGTGCGGGTTCCGGCCCGTACCCAGGTGTGGGCAGGGGCCGCGCTGACGGTCGTCAGCCTGGCCCTCATGGTTGGCGCCAGCACGTTTGGATCAAGCGCCCTGTTTCTGAGCTGGTGCCTGATGGGTGGCAGCGCCTATTCGCTGGCCTTCACCGGCGGGCTGGGCCTTATCAACAGCGTCGCACCCGCCCATCACCGAGGGGCAACACTGTCCCTGCTCTACCTCGTTGCCTACTTTTTCCAAGCAGTCACGGCCATCGGAGTCGGGGCACTTGCCACCTCGGGAACCCTGAGCACCGCGGTGATAACCGCGGCCGCGACCCTGGCCGGCCTCTCCATGCTCGTGGTGGTCCTGCTCAAGATCCCGACTCGCGTTTCCCAACAGGCTGCGGGTGCCGTCAACGTTTAG
- a CDS encoding helix-turn-helix transcriptional regulator, whose amino-acid sequence MDRAYAEPLDVRAVAAVAHISPAHFSRCFRAVFGESPHRYLQRRRVERSMFLLRESGRTVTDICFDVGFSSLGTFSRTFREIVGQTPSAYREGHGPIVAPHCVQLAAMRPRSSAGRRTQ is encoded by the coding sequence ATGGACCGCGCCTACGCCGAGCCGCTCGACGTGCGCGCAGTGGCGGCAGTGGCCCACATTTCGCCTGCCCACTTCAGTCGCTGCTTCCGCGCCGTCTTCGGGGAGTCGCCCCATCGCTACTTGCAGCGACGCCGGGTCGAGCGTTCGATGTTTCTGCTGCGAGAGAGTGGCCGCACCGTGACCGACATCTGCTTCGACGTAGGCTTCAGCAGCCTCGGGACATTTAGCCGAACGTTCCGGGAGATCGTCGGGCAGACGCCGAGCGCATATCGGGAGGGGCATGGCCCGATCGTGGCGCCCCACTGTGTCCAACTTGCTGCCATGCGACCTCGGAGCAGCGCTGGACGCCGGACACAGTAG
- a CDS encoding ArsR/SmtB family transcription factor — MDQVFHALSDKNRRRIVERLSEGPASVTELADLLPIARPGVSRHLRVLRTAGLVTVDTDAQFRIYSLDPAQLTTLDEWLRARSEQWAQRLGALHTEIARGKRDSVSTRHIESKEAS; from the coding sequence ATGGATCAGGTTTTTCATGCACTAAGTGACAAGAATCGACGTCGCATCGTTGAGCGCCTGAGTGAAGGACCCGCGTCGGTGACAGAACTCGCTGACCTGTTGCCTATCGCCAGGCCCGGAGTTTCCCGGCATTTGCGGGTGCTGCGTACTGCCGGACTGGTGACGGTTGATACTGACGCGCAATTCCGCATCTACAGCTTGGATCCTGCGCAGTTGACCACTCTTGATGAGTGGCTTCGGGCACGTAGTGAGCAGTGGGCTCAGCGGTTAGGTGCTCTGCACACAGAAATTGCGCGGGGGAAACGGGACAGCGTCAGCACTCGTCACATCGAATCGAAGGAAGCATCATGA
- a CDS encoding tyrosine-type recombinase/integrase: MLPTTNDVISPDMVMGELAKFWWLEFEDLGRAANTRRRYREIIDTYILPGVGNLTIREANVSTLDKFLKGVRTKHGNATAKMSKTLLSGMLSLATRHGAAPANPLREVARIPTDSKEVRALTIDEVAKLRHDVYRWPQPTGRQNGLHEKDILDVLDVMLATGVRIGEALAIRWSDVDLAAEKPTVTVRGTIIDVRGKNGLRIQDHPKSANSRQRYFLPLFAVEMLRRRQADPLRQNVLELVFPSSTLTIRDPNGFRKQWREARKAVGFEWVTPHTFRKSVGTILANTQGMAAATAQLGHSSEQITSKHYVQKTHEAPDNTEVLQAFGTRTPEVPPNGEIG, encoded by the coding sequence ATGCTCCCGACTACCAACGATGTCATCAGCCCCGACATGGTCATGGGTGAACTCGCCAAGTTCTGGTGGCTGGAATTCGAAGACCTCGGACGGGCGGCCAATACCCGCCGACGCTACAGGGAAATCATTGACACATACATCCTGCCCGGCGTTGGCAACCTGACCATTCGAGAAGCCAACGTCTCCACCTTGGACAAGTTCCTCAAGGGTGTGCGCACCAAACATGGCAATGCAACGGCCAAGATGTCCAAAACGCTGCTCTCCGGCATGTTGTCCCTGGCGACACGCCATGGCGCCGCCCCAGCCAACCCGCTCCGGGAGGTCGCCCGAATCCCTACTGACAGCAAGGAAGTTAGGGCTCTGACCATTGACGAGGTGGCCAAACTTCGACACGACGTCTACCGGTGGCCGCAGCCAACAGGACGCCAGAATGGACTCCACGAAAAAGACATCCTCGACGTCCTGGACGTCATGTTGGCCACCGGCGTCAGGATCGGCGAGGCACTGGCCATTCGGTGGTCCGACGTCGACCTTGCCGCCGAGAAGCCAACTGTCACCGTTCGCGGGACCATCATCGACGTTCGGGGCAAGAACGGACTCAGGATCCAGGACCACCCCAAGAGCGCCAACTCACGGCAACGCTACTTCCTGCCGCTCTTTGCTGTGGAGATGCTGCGTCGGCGGCAGGCCGATCCGCTCCGCCAGAATGTTCTTGAGTTGGTGTTCCCCTCCAGTACCTTGACCATTCGCGACCCCAACGGGTTTCGCAAACAATGGCGAGAGGCCAGGAAGGCCGTGGGCTTCGAGTGGGTCACGCCACACACCTTTCGGAAGTCCGTCGGGACGATCCTGGCCAACACCCAGGGCATGGCCGCCGCAACCGCACAGCTCGGGCATTCCAGTGAACAGATCACGAGCAAGCACTACGTCCAGAAGACACATGAGGCGCCGGACAACACGGAGGTGCTGCAGGCTTTTGGAACAAGAACTCCAGAGGTGCCGCCGAACGGCGAAATTGGCTGA
- a CDS encoding NosD domain-containing protein produces MSSNNYYDVTAWPVGNPSEDVGEVINSIIADIKKRQTATDGSDGGKPGAVIYLPPGDYRLRTPVVIDISFLTIQGSGHGFTSSSIRFNVPEDEWPDLHELWPGGSRILVDIPLGQGQEEPKGAAFYIERSGSPRISSVEFSNFCIDGLHFNTDGSELHPENTYVNGKTGIHVASANDSFRVTGMGFVYLEHALTIYNADALSVHDNFIAECGSCIELRGWGQASKITDNLIGAGFKGHSIYAENHGGLLVTANNVFPRGASSVYLNGVTRSSITNNRLHSFYPGMVVLAENSSENLVASNHFLRDHEPWTPFLGIDNGLADLDGLLCISGSNNSVIGNHFSEVIDSQSIRPTGATPVIIRLTKGSSNFVSSNHVVAMDVHAKSGDNAFSAQVDALLTTEAPDDLAVTAVLVDAESARNTILDSGSEAQVVVDRALNAFRATPVIGF; encoded by the coding sequence CTACTACGACGTGACCGCGTGGCCTGTCGGCAATCCGTCCGAGGACGTCGGTGAAGTCATCAACAGCATCATCGCTGACATCAAGAAGCGCCAGACGGCCACCGATGGGAGCGACGGCGGAAAGCCAGGCGCGGTGATCTACCTTCCGCCCGGAGACTACCGCCTTCGTACGCCGGTGGTGATCGACATCAGCTTCCTCACGATCCAGGGCTCGGGACACGGCTTTACGTCCTCGAGCATCCGGTTCAACGTTCCCGAAGACGAATGGCCTGACCTGCATGAGTTATGGCCCGGAGGCAGTCGCATTCTCGTCGACATTCCCCTCGGCCAAGGCCAAGAGGAGCCGAAGGGCGCAGCCTTCTACATTGAGCGGAGCGGGAGCCCGCGGATCAGTTCGGTCGAGTTCTCCAACTTCTGCATCGACGGGTTGCACTTCAACACCGATGGCTCGGAATTGCATCCAGAAAACACCTACGTCAACGGCAAGACTGGGATCCATGTAGCAAGCGCCAATGACTCCTTCCGCGTTACCGGCATGGGATTCGTCTATCTCGAGCACGCCCTGACCATCTACAACGCGGACGCGCTTTCCGTTCACGACAACTTCATCGCCGAATGCGGAAGCTGTATTGAGTTGCGTGGATGGGGACAGGCATCAAAGATCACCGACAACTTGATCGGGGCTGGATTCAAGGGTCACTCGATTTACGCCGAGAATCACGGGGGGCTCCTAGTCACCGCGAACAACGTCTTCCCCCGCGGGGCGAGCAGTGTCTATCTCAACGGCGTCACGCGTTCAAGCATCACCAATAACCGCCTGCACTCGTTCTACCCCGGGATGGTGGTGCTGGCAGAGAATAGTTCGGAGAACCTCGTGGCCTCGAATCATTTCCTCCGTGACCATGAGCCGTGGACTCCTTTTCTGGGAATCGATAACGGACTGGCCGACCTTGATGGACTTCTCTGTATCAGCGGTAGCAACAATTCGGTCATCGGCAACCACTTCTCCGAGGTGATCGACTCACAGAGCATCCGTCCAACCGGTGCGACGCCTGTCATCATCCGGCTGACGAAAGGGAGCAGCAACTTCGTTTCCAGCAACCACGTAGTGGCAATGGACGTTCACGCTAAGTCAGGTGATAACGCCTTTTCAGCTCAGGTGGACGCCCTATTGACGACCGAGGCTCCAGACGACCTCGCCGTTACGGCCGTCTTGGTCGATGCCGAATCGGCCCGGAATACAATCCTTGATTCTGGAAGCGAAGCCCAAGTTGTCGTAGATAGGGCCCTCAACGCCTTTAGGGCCACACCCGTGATCGGTTTCTAG